From the Halococcus saccharolyticus DSM 5350 genome, the window TGGGGTTGTTCGGCGGGGTGGCGACCGGCGGGATCGGCTTCCTCGTCGGGCTGGTCAGCGGCTACTACGGCGGCTGGGTCGACGAGGTCCTGATGCGGCTCACCGACCTCACGTTCTCGCTGCCGTTCATGCCGATGGCGCTGCTGTTGCTCACCTTCATCCAGCCCAACATCTGGATCATCACGCTGATCGTCGCGGCGTTCCTCTGGAAGATGCCGGCCCGCGTCGTGCGTTCGGAGGTGCTTTCGGTCCGCGAGCGGACGTTCGTGAAGTCAGCCCGTGCGAGCGGCGCGAGTGACCTCCGGACGATGTTCGTCCACGTCGCACCGAACGTCCTGCCGATCGGGTTCCTCTACACGGCATACGGCGTCGCGTGGTCGATCGCGGCCCAGGCCAGCCTCGCGTTCCTCGGCTTTGGCGATCCCACGACGACGAGCTGGGGCCGGATGCTCAGGCAGCTGTTCGCCTCCGGAAGCATCCGGGTCGCGTGGTGGTGGGTGCTCCCGCCCGCACTCGGAATCGCCGCGGTCACGACATCGGTGTTCCTCGTCGGTCGTGCCTACGAGGAAGTCATCAACCCCGAGATCAACAACCAATGAGTCTGCTCGAAGTCGAAGATTTGACGGTCACGTACGGTACCGACGACGGTCGCGTTCACGCCGTCAACGGCATCTCCTTCGCGATCGAGGAGGGGATCAACTACGGCCTCGCCGGCGAGAGCGGGTCCGGGAAATCCACTGCCGCCGAGGCCGTCCTCGGCCTGCTGCCCGGCAACGGCCGGATCGACGCCGGGACGGTGCGGTTCAAGGGTGAGGACCTCCTGGAGCTGTCCACCGACGAGCGCCAGGACGTCCTCTGGGAGGAGATCGCGTACATCCCCCAGAGCGCGATGGACGCGCTCGATCCGTCGATGAGCTGTGGCGCGCAGATCCGCCAGGCGATCGACAAACACCGAAACGTCTCGACCACGAACGCGCGCGATCGGGTGCGCGAACTGTTCGAGATGGTCGGTCTCGATCCCGACCGGGCCGCCGACTACCCCCACGAGTTCTCCGGCGGGATGCGCCAGCGCGTCACCATCGCGATGGCGCTCGCGCTCGAACCCGACCTGATCGTGGCCGACGAGCCCACCACGGGCCTCGACGTCATCGTTCAGGACAAGATCGTCGACACCATCCTCGACATCCAGGAGCGCATCGACAGTTCGCTCCTGCTCATCACCCATGAGATCGGTGTCATCGCCGAGACCTGCGAGGAGCTCTCCCTGCTCTACGGCGGGAAGGTGATGGAACAGGGCAGCGTCGACAACGTCCTTCTGAACCCCACCAACCCGTACACGATGGGGCTGAAGAACTCCTTCCCCGAGGTCGACGAGCTCGGCGACGATCCGGTGGCGATCCCGGGCTCGCCGCCCGACCTCGGTCAGCCGCCCGAGGGCTGTGCGTTCGTCGATCGGTGTCCATTCGCCACCGAGGAGTGCGAGCGCACGCACCCGCCGCTGGTCGATCTCCCGAACCGCAACCACCGCTCGGCGTGCCACCACGTCGACAGAGCCGCACGGATGCGCAATGCGGCGGACGATCCCGAGACGTGGGGGATCGAGCCCGCCGACGACGAGCACGAGCAAGGAGATACGGCGGAGATCCTGCGCGTCGACGGCCTGGAGAAGTGGTACGGCACGTCCCAGCCGCTGCTCGATCAGCTCCGCGGCGAGGACCCGCCACAGGTGAAAGCCGTCGACGGCGTTTCCTTTTCGGTGCAGCGATCGGAGATCCTCGGCGTCGCCGGCGAGAGCGGCTGCGGGAAGTCGACGCTCGGCGAGACGATCTCACTGCTCGAAGACCCGACCGGTGGCGAGATCGTCTTCGACGGGCAGACCGCCGCGGAGTACAAAAACGGCGGGATGAAGGAGTTCCGGCGGAAGCTCCAGGTCGTCTTTCAGGACCCCTTCGACTCGCTCAACCCGCGTCAAACCGTCGGTCAGCTCGTGACCGAGCCGCTGACGATCCACGGCCTCGCCGAGGGACGGCGCGAGGAAGCCGCGAGCGAGACGCTCGAACGGGTCGGACTGACACCGGCCGACGCCTTCCTCGATCAGTACCCCCACGAGCTGTCGGGCGGCCAGCGCCAGCGCGTCGCGATCGCGCGGGCACTGGTGGTCGATCCCGACTTCCTCGTCTGTGACGAGCCCGCGTCGATGCTTGACGTCTCGCTCAAGGTCAACCTCCTCACGCTGCTGCGCGACCTCGCCGACGAGGACGACATCGGGATCATCTACATCTCACACGACCTCGCGAGCCTCGCCCAGGTCACCGACCGGCTCGCGATCATGTATCTCGGCCGGGTGGTCGAACTCGGGGCGACCGACGAGGTCGTTGCGAACCCGAACCATCCCTACAGCGCGGCGCTGCTCGCGGCCTCGCCCGAAAAGGATCCCTCGGCCGACCGCGATCGCGTGCTGCTCGACGGCGAGCCGCCGGATCCGGTCGATCTCCCCACTGGCTGTGTGTTCGCCCCGCGCTGCCCGAAGGTGAGCGAGGAGTGCTGGGAGGGCGAGCCGGCACTCGACGAGGCGGGCGGCGAGGGCCACACGGCGGCGTGTTACTTCCCGGTCGAGGATGCGCTCGACGCCGATTTCGAGGCGTCCGACGCACCCTCGGAGGAATCGTTTTCGGACTGACCGAGCAGCCGGTGGTTCGGGGCTGTCCTAGCTGGCGGCCCCGTCGTGGACCGCATCGAGGTCCTCGACCGTCGGCGCGTTGACGATCGTCACGGTGTTGCCCTCCTGGCGGATCGAGAACGCGTCGGCGAACGGCGATGCCTCCCTGACCTGCCAGACGTTGCCGGCGTCACCGGTCGGCTGGCCACCCCAGTGGGCGAGTAACTGCTCGTAGCCGGCCACGAACTCGCGGGCCTCGGCCGGCGAGTCCCACGCCAGTTTCCAGACGTAGCCTGTCCGGTTTCGCTGCTGGTAGACGAACATCTTGTCACCGTCCCAGCCGTTGGTGTAGTTGAGCCCGTA encodes:
- a CDS encoding ABC transporter permease; translation: MSVEFSRPTGDWLRTKVGQARDQLRFIAEDRPALVSMVILAGFLFLGVFGPVIAPHDPIRYSVLSAEGVIMRLHPPTLAAPFGTTAYGKDVLSQFLAGAQPTLIVGLFGGVATGGIGFLVGLVSGYYGGWVDEVLMRLTDLTFSLPFMPMALLLLTFIQPNIWIITLIVAAFLWKMPARVVRSEVLSVRERTFVKSARASGASDLRTMFVHVAPNVLPIGFLYTAYGVAWSIAAQASLAFLGFGDPTTTSWGRMLRQLFASGSIRVAWWWVLPPALGIAAVTTSVFLVGRAYEEVINPEINNQ
- a CDS encoding dipeptide ABC transporter ATP-binding protein translates to MSLLEVEDLTVTYGTDDGRVHAVNGISFAIEEGINYGLAGESGSGKSTAAEAVLGLLPGNGRIDAGTVRFKGEDLLELSTDERQDVLWEEIAYIPQSAMDALDPSMSCGAQIRQAIDKHRNVSTTNARDRVRELFEMVGLDPDRAADYPHEFSGGMRQRVTIAMALALEPDLIVADEPTTGLDVIVQDKIVDTILDIQERIDSSLLLITHEIGVIAETCEELSLLYGGKVMEQGSVDNVLLNPTNPYTMGLKNSFPEVDELGDDPVAIPGSPPDLGQPPEGCAFVDRCPFATEECERTHPPLVDLPNRNHRSACHHVDRAARMRNAADDPETWGIEPADDEHEQGDTAEILRVDGLEKWYGTSQPLLDQLRGEDPPQVKAVDGVSFSVQRSEILGVAGESGCGKSTLGETISLLEDPTGGEIVFDGQTAAEYKNGGMKEFRRKLQVVFQDPFDSLNPRQTVGQLVTEPLTIHGLAEGRREEAASETLERVGLTPADAFLDQYPHELSGGQRQRVAIARALVVDPDFLVCDEPASMLDVSLKVNLLTLLRDLADEDDIGIIYISHDLASLAQVTDRLAIMYLGRVVELGATDEVVANPNHPYSAALLAASPEKDPSADRDRVLLDGEPPDPVDLPTGCVFAPRCPKVSEECWEGEPALDEAGGEGHTAACYFPVEDALDADFEASDAPSEESFSD